A single window of Oreochromis aureus strain Israel breed Guangdong linkage group 5, ZZ_aureus, whole genome shotgun sequence DNA harbors:
- the LOC120440396 gene encoding uncharacterized protein LOC120440396 codes for MPQCCVPFCFNRSESKKYMNLSFHRFPCDEKEKRKWLQVIRRHNFTPNCNSRVCSWHFPQGKAAGPTRFAWNEESFHFPDEEQHPVHKKEKEQVPVSGENQSERSDELHHSNNAETQTATASFYSSSLLVLKIENDMLREENEKLKKELEKQTFSFSQISDNPERVQYYTGLPDAATVLFLESLLSKFELKYHSGWTVQMLPIVDQLLLTLMKLKLNCGHVDLATRFNCSTATVTNIFTTIVSALYDILYVGMLEKNIPSRAENQTSLPDCFQPFPNCRIVLDSTEVSVSSTESLGTQSHLYSQRKGRIILKALLGVAPNGVITFASNLYGGRASDKAITADCGVLRHLQPGDMVIADKDFTIQDILPEGVSLNTPSFHVSGQFTQQEVNNNRLISCARAHVAHSIQRLKRFSILDLVPHHYRKNINKILKVCVCLTNLQTPVIHETE; via the exons ATGCCGCAGTGCTGTGTTCCTTTTTGTTTTAACCGATCTGAAtcaaaaaaatacatgaatttGTCATTTCACCGCTTTCCTTGTGAcgagaaagagaaaaggaagtGGCTGCAGGTGATAAG GCGTCATAACTTCACCCCAAACTGCAACTCAAGAGTCTGCAGCTGGCATTTCCCTCAAGGAAAAGCTGCAGGGCCAACAAGATTTGCATGGAACGAGGAGTCTTTTCACTTCCCAGACGAAGAACAACACCCTGTtcataaaaaggaaaaagaacagGTCCCAGTTAGTGGTGAAAATCAGAGTGAAAGATCAGATGAGCTACATCATTCCAACAatgcagagacacagacagctaCTGCAAGCTTCTATTCCAGCAGTCTTCTGGTGCTAAAGATTGAGAATGACATGCTAAGAGAAGAgaatgaaaagctaaaaaaagaaTTAGAGAAACAGACTTTCTCGTTCAGTCAAATATCTGACAATCCTGAAAGAGTCCAGTACTATACTGGATTGCCTGATGCTGCTACTGTCCTGTTTTTAGAATCCCTTCTTTCCAAATTTGAGCTCAAATATCATTCTGGTTGGACAGTCCAAATGTTGCCCATAGTGGACCAGTTATTGCTAACCCTAATGAAGCTCAAACTTAATTGTGGCCATGTAGACCTTGCGACAAGGTTTAACTGCAGCACAGCCACAGTAACAAACATTTTCACAACAATTGTTAGTGCACTGTATGACATTTTATATGTTGGCATGTTGGAAAAAAACATCCCCTCAAGAGCCGAGAATCAGACATCGCTTCCAGATTGCTTCCAGCCATTTCCTAACTGCAGGATTGTGCTTGACAGCACAGAAGTTTCTGTTTCTAGCACAGAGAGTCTTGGCACACAAAGTCATTTGTATAGCCAGCGCAAAGGACGAATCATACTAAAGGCTCTACTTGGTGTGGCTCCAAATGGTGTAATAACCTTTGCAAGCAACTTGTACGGTGGAAGAGCCTCAGATAAGGCCataacagctgactgtggagTACTGCGACATTTACAACCAGGTGACATGGTCATTGCAGATAAAGACTTCACAATTCAGGACATCCTCCCAGAGGGGGTCTCTCTGAACACCCCGTCTTTCCATGTCAGCGGACAGTTCACACAGCAGGAAGTGAACAATAACAGGCTGATCTCCTGTGCAAGAGCACATGTAGCGCATTCAATTCAAAGACTGAAACGTTTCTCAATTTTGGATCTCGTCCCACATCACTacagaaaaaatattaataagatactgaaagtatgtgtgtgtcttaCAAATTTACAAACTCCTGTTATCCATGAAACTGAATGA
- the slc11a2 gene encoding natural resistance-associated macrophage protein 2 isoform X1 has product MKPEQDGDLLEEDSPQENGVHTNQYSSISPPASPVAQDEPFSTYFEERVPIPDSENQLFSFRKLWAFTGPGFLMSIAYLDPGNIESDLQSGAAAGFKLLWVLLVSTIIGLLLQRLAARLGVVTGMHLAEVCNRQYSTVPRIILWLMVELAIIGSDMQEVIGCAIALNLLSVGRIPLWGGVLITITDTFVFLFLDKYGLRKLEAFFGFLITVMAVSFGYEYVLVKPDQGELLKGMFVPYCAGCGPVQLEQAVGIVGAVIMPHNIYLHSALVKSREVDRKNKKEVKEANKYFFIESTIALFVSFLINVFVVAVFAQAFYNKSNIEVNAECNATGSPHTDLFPLNNNTLEVDIYKGGIVLGCFFGPAALYIWAIGILAAGQSSTMTGTYSGQFVMEGFLNLRWSRFARVLLTRSIAITPTLLVAIFQDVQHLTGMNDFLNVLQSLQLPFALIPILTFTSLKSIMNDFANGLGWKISGGILILGVCAINMYFVIVYVTSLNSVVLYVLAALISVAYLAFVAYLAWHCLVALGVSCLDCCSRMQLGVSRHTDMYLLNDMDSNTLADR; this is encoded by the exons ATGAAGCCCGAGCAAGACGGAGACCTCCTGGAAG AGGACTCCCCTCAGGAGAATGGAGTCCACACAAACCAGTACAGCTCCAtctctcctcctgcctcacCTGTGGCCCAGGATGAACCCTTCTCCACATACTTTGAAGAGAGGGTGCCCATTCCAGACAGTGAAAACCAG CTGTTCAGTTTCCGTAAACTCTGGGCTTTCACTGGACCGGGGTTTTTGATGAGCATTGCTTATTTGGATCCCGGCAACATCGAATCAGACCTGCAGTCTGGAGCTGCAGCTGGCTTCAAG CTCCTATGGGTTCTCCTTGTATCCACTATCATCGGGCTGCTGTTGCAGAGGCTAGCTGCTCGCCTTGGGGTCGTCACGGGGATGCACCTGGCTGAAGTCTGCAACCGCCAGTATTCCACT gTTCCTCGCATCATCCTCTGGCTGATGGTGGAACTGGCCATTATTGGCTCAGACATGCAGGAGGTCATTGGCTGTGCCATAGCTCTCAACCTCCTTTCTGTGGGCAG GATCCCACTGTGGGGAGGAGTCCTCATCACCATCACAGACACGTTTGTGTTCCTCTTTTTAGACAAATACG GACTAAGGAAGCTTGAAGCTTTCTTTGGCTTTCTGATCACTGTAATGGCTGTTAGTTTTGGTTATGAG TACGTGCTGGTAAAACCAGACCAGGGGGAGCTTCTGAAGGGTATGTTTGTACCCTACTGTGCCGGCTGTGGGCCTGTGCAGCTGGAGCAGGCAGTGGGAATTGTAGGTGCTGTCATCATGCCCCACAACATCTACCTGCATTCAGCCTTGGTCAAG TCTCGGGAAGTTGACcgcaaaaataaaaaggaagtaAAGGAAGCCAACAAGTACTTCTTCATTGAGTCGACTATCGCCCTCTTTGTCTCCTTCCTCATCAATGTCTTCGTCGTTGCAGTCTTTGCTCAGGCCTTCTACAATAAATCCAACATAGAGGTG AATGCAGAGTGCAATGCAACTGGCAGCCCTCACACAGATCTCTTCCCTCTTAACAACAACACACTTGAGGTGGATATTTACAAAGGG GGGATCGTCCTGGGGTGTTTCTTTGGACCAGCAGCTCTCTACATCTGGGCTATCGGTATTCTGGCAGCTGGACAGAGCTCCACCATGACGGGCACCTACTCTGGACAGTTTGTGATGGAG GGTTTCCTGAACCTGCGGTGGTCTCGTTTTGCGCGGGTGCTGCTGACCCGCTCCATCGCTATCACGCCTACACTGCTGGTCGCCATTTTCCAGGATGTTCAGCATTTGACTGGGATGAATGACTTTCTGAATGTGCTGCAGAGCCTGCAG CTTCCATTTGCTTTGATTCCAATTCTGACCTTCACAAGTCTGAAATCCATAATGAACGACTTTGCCAACGGATT GGGGTGGAAGATTTCGGGAGGCATCCTCATCCTGGGTGTTTGTGCAATCAACATGTATTTTGTGATTGTTTATGTGACATCGCTGAACAGCGTGGTGCTCTATGTTTTAGCTGCTCTCATCTCTGTAGCCTATCTGGCCTTTGTGGCATACCTG GCTTGGCACTGTCTGGTTGCCCTGGGCGTTTCCTGCCTGGACTGTTGTAGCAGG ATGCAGCTGGGAGTGTCGCGTCACACAGACATGTACTTACTGAACGATATGGACTCTAATACGCTGGCGGACAGATGA
- the slc11a2 gene encoding natural resistance-associated macrophage protein 2 isoform X2, with protein sequence MEGTRHEKSKLKDSPQENGVHTNQYSSISPPASPVAQDEPFSTYFEERVPIPDSENQLFSFRKLWAFTGPGFLMSIAYLDPGNIESDLQSGAAAGFKLLWVLLVSTIIGLLLQRLAARLGVVTGMHLAEVCNRQYSTVPRIILWLMVELAIIGSDMQEVIGCAIALNLLSVGRIPLWGGVLITITDTFVFLFLDKYGLRKLEAFFGFLITVMAVSFGYEYVLVKPDQGELLKGMFVPYCAGCGPVQLEQAVGIVGAVIMPHNIYLHSALVKSREVDRKNKKEVKEANKYFFIESTIALFVSFLINVFVVAVFAQAFYNKSNIEVNAECNATGSPHTDLFPLNNNTLEVDIYKGGIVLGCFFGPAALYIWAIGILAAGQSSTMTGTYSGQFVMEGFLNLRWSRFARVLLTRSIAITPTLLVAIFQDVQHLTGMNDFLNVLQSLQLPFALIPILTFTSLKSIMNDFANGLGWKISGGILILGVCAINMYFVIVYVTSLNSVVLYVLAALISVAYLAFVAYLAWHCLVALGVSCLDCCSRMQLGVSRHTDMYLLNDMDSNTLADR encoded by the exons ATGGAGGGGACAAGACATGAAAAGTCCAAACTCA AGGACTCCCCTCAGGAGAATGGAGTCCACACAAACCAGTACAGCTCCAtctctcctcctgcctcacCTGTGGCCCAGGATGAACCCTTCTCCACATACTTTGAAGAGAGGGTGCCCATTCCAGACAGTGAAAACCAG CTGTTCAGTTTCCGTAAACTCTGGGCTTTCACTGGACCGGGGTTTTTGATGAGCATTGCTTATTTGGATCCCGGCAACATCGAATCAGACCTGCAGTCTGGAGCTGCAGCTGGCTTCAAG CTCCTATGGGTTCTCCTTGTATCCACTATCATCGGGCTGCTGTTGCAGAGGCTAGCTGCTCGCCTTGGGGTCGTCACGGGGATGCACCTGGCTGAAGTCTGCAACCGCCAGTATTCCACT gTTCCTCGCATCATCCTCTGGCTGATGGTGGAACTGGCCATTATTGGCTCAGACATGCAGGAGGTCATTGGCTGTGCCATAGCTCTCAACCTCCTTTCTGTGGGCAG GATCCCACTGTGGGGAGGAGTCCTCATCACCATCACAGACACGTTTGTGTTCCTCTTTTTAGACAAATACG GACTAAGGAAGCTTGAAGCTTTCTTTGGCTTTCTGATCACTGTAATGGCTGTTAGTTTTGGTTATGAG TACGTGCTGGTAAAACCAGACCAGGGGGAGCTTCTGAAGGGTATGTTTGTACCCTACTGTGCCGGCTGTGGGCCTGTGCAGCTGGAGCAGGCAGTGGGAATTGTAGGTGCTGTCATCATGCCCCACAACATCTACCTGCATTCAGCCTTGGTCAAG TCTCGGGAAGTTGACcgcaaaaataaaaaggaagtaAAGGAAGCCAACAAGTACTTCTTCATTGAGTCGACTATCGCCCTCTTTGTCTCCTTCCTCATCAATGTCTTCGTCGTTGCAGTCTTTGCTCAGGCCTTCTACAATAAATCCAACATAGAGGTG AATGCAGAGTGCAATGCAACTGGCAGCCCTCACACAGATCTCTTCCCTCTTAACAACAACACACTTGAGGTGGATATTTACAAAGGG GGGATCGTCCTGGGGTGTTTCTTTGGACCAGCAGCTCTCTACATCTGGGCTATCGGTATTCTGGCAGCTGGACAGAGCTCCACCATGACGGGCACCTACTCTGGACAGTTTGTGATGGAG GGTTTCCTGAACCTGCGGTGGTCTCGTTTTGCGCGGGTGCTGCTGACCCGCTCCATCGCTATCACGCCTACACTGCTGGTCGCCATTTTCCAGGATGTTCAGCATTTGACTGGGATGAATGACTTTCTGAATGTGCTGCAGAGCCTGCAG CTTCCATTTGCTTTGATTCCAATTCTGACCTTCACAAGTCTGAAATCCATAATGAACGACTTTGCCAACGGATT GGGGTGGAAGATTTCGGGAGGCATCCTCATCCTGGGTGTTTGTGCAATCAACATGTATTTTGTGATTGTTTATGTGACATCGCTGAACAGCGTGGTGCTCTATGTTTTAGCTGCTCTCATCTCTGTAGCCTATCTGGCCTTTGTGGCATACCTG GCTTGGCACTGTCTGGTTGCCCTGGGCGTTTCCTGCCTGGACTGTTGTAGCAGG ATGCAGCTGGGAGTGTCGCGTCACACAGACATGTACTTACTGAACGATATGGACTCTAATACGCTGGCGGACAGATGA